In Clostridia bacterium, a single window of DNA contains:
- a CDS encoding conjugal transfer protein TraR — protein MEQAKLVHFKQKLLARKEQLEQQVKSIEEGGLHQSMRDSIGELSFYDNHPADLGNEVFERGKDLALRDNALIQLKNVEETLQRIEAGTYGTCQKCHRRIDEERLEAVPETPYCYECRLQVEKDGRPRVRPVEEEVIRPPFGGAGLDDTNYFDGEDTWQMVARYGTSDALADWDEDGGL, from the coding sequence ATGGAGCAAGCAAAACTGGTGCATTTCAAACAAAAACTCTTGGCCCGAAAAGAGCAGTTGGAGCAGCAGGTTAAATCCATAGAAGAAGGAGGACTGCACCAATCGATGCGGGACAGCATCGGGGAGCTGTCCTTTTATGATAATCATCCGGCTGACCTGGGCAATGAGGTGTTTGAAAGGGGCAAGGACCTGGCTTTACGCGACAATGCCCTCATCCAGCTGAAAAATGTGGAGGAAACCTTGCAGCGCATTGAGGCGGGCACCTACGGCACCTGTCAAAAGTGTCACCGGCGGATTGATGAGGAACGCTTGGAAGCGGTGCCGGAAACGCCTTATTGTTACGAGTGCAGGCTGCAGGTGGAAAAAGATGGGAGACCACGGGTCCGGCCCGTGGAAGAAGAGGTGATCCGCCCACCTTTCGGTGGTGCCGGTCTTGATGACACCAATTATTTTGACGGGGAGGATACCTGGCAAATGGTGGCCCGTTACGGCACTTCCGATGCCCTGGCTGACTGGGATGAGGACGGGGGCCTGTAG